From Bacteroidota bacterium:
ACTATCAGGGCAACGATGGAGTATTAGTGGCGCTCAGTATATTGTTAATCTCAGAGCTCATAAAAAAAGTAATCGATGGCCTCATATGGTAGATTTAATAAAAAAAGCCGCTTAGCAGGGGTGCGAATTTGTCATACACCGTAAAAGTAGAAACTGTAATGGGAACATTGGAAGAAATCCTTCCAAAAGTTTACCAGTTAATAAACGGAGAGGTAATAAACATAAAAGCCAAATACACTTTAGCGAAAACCCGGTACCAGGCTAAGGACAGCGCTTTAGTTATGTTCCTGGTTGAAGCATACAATCCCTCGTATTCTCTCATCATAGATCCTTATGCATGGGCCACTTATTACGGGGGCAATAGTAAGGAACTTCCCAGCGCTATAACTACGGATAAGACAGGGAATTCGGCCATTACAGGATATACCTTCTCAACAGCTTTTCCTGCTGCTGCAGCAACTGGCTATACAGTATTTCAGGCGGGTTATCAGGGAGGCACAGCATTGGGTTACGGTGACGCATTTATAGTAAAATTCGATCCCGCTGGAACGCGATTATGGGCTACCTACTATGGCGGAAGCGGTAATGATGTAGGTTATGGCTTAGCTACAGATTTGTTGGGTAATATAGTTGTTACAGGGGCTACATCTTCAGTAACTTTCCCTGTAGGTGCAATTGCCGGAAATACTGTAGCCCAGACAAGTAATGCAGGGGGATTTGATATTTTTTTATTAAAGTTTAATCCTCTGGGATTACGATTATGGGCTACTTATTACGGAGGTACCGGAGATGAGTACGGTTTTGACATAGCAACGGATATTTCAAATAATATTGCTATTACCGGGGACGCGCAATCATTAGATTTTCCCGTAGGGGCGACTGCAGGGAATACTGTATTTCAGACTGCCTGTGGTTTTGCGGGAGATGCCTGTATTCTAAAATTTGATGCCACGGGCAATCGGTTATGGGCAACTTATTATGGAGGAAATGATATTGATGGAGGCAGAGGCATAATCTTGGATGGTTCCGGTAATTTGTTTGTTACCGGAACGACAGCATCAACCAATTTCCCTACGGGGGCAGTAGCAGGCAATACAGTATTTCAAGCCGCAAAAGCCTTCGCGGGGTTTGATTATGATGCCTTCATATTAAAATTTGATCCTACCGGTGTGCGGTTATGGGCTACTCACTATGGGGGAAATGGGAGGGACATAGGGTGTGATATAACTATAGATTTATCCGGCAACACAGTAATTACAGGATATACAAGCGCAACAAATTTTCCGGTGGGTGCAGTTGCCGGCAACACGGTATTTCAGTCAGTCACGGGAGGCAGTTATGATGTTTTTGTAATAAAATTTAATTCCACCGGCGCACGGTTATGGGCTACTTATCATGGAGGGTACCGGCAGGAATGGGCATTCAGATGTGCTGCTGACGATAATGGAAACATATATATATATTCGGAGAGTGGGAAGATGCAGATAACGGAAACTTTCCTATGAATACCTGCGCTCTCCAGAAAGTGTTTGCGGGAGGAAACGGGCCAAACGGTGATGGCCCTGAAGATATGTTTGTTACTAAATTCGGGCCTTCGGGTAAACGTATATGCAGCACATTTATAGGAGGAAGCGGGCATGATGATTTAGACTTCGGCGCAGGTGGTATTGCAACCTGGCAAAATTATGTTTATGTAACCGGGAGTAGCTTTGGCGGCTTTCCGGTAACTGCAGGTGCGTTTCAAACAAATTATGCAGGAGGAACAACGGGAATGATACCCGGCGGGGATGTTATAGTTGCAAAATTCTGCGGCAACAGTTGTGGGGATAACAACACTACTACGGCTAGTTTCAATACACCGGCCAGCGTGTGCAGCAACTCCGCTACTCAGTTTACATCCTCCATAACTAGCGCCCTTACATGCGATACAAACAGTTATCTGTATAAATGGTATTTTCCCGGCGCATCCCCTTCTACTTCCACTCAACAGAATCCGGGGGGTATTACCTATACCAATCCGGGCACATACACCGTATCATTAGTGGTGGATGGGATATGCAGCAGGGATTCGGTTTATAAAACCATTACGATCAACAATTGCGGATGTACGCTTACTTCAGGTACAACCATTACTTCGCCAAGCTGCGGAAACAGCAATGGAACAGCTTCCGCAAATCCTAACGGCGGAAGTGTTCCTTACATATATGCCTGGAGTAATGGACAAACCACACAAACCGCTACAGGCCTTGCCGCAGGTAATTACACGGTAACTGTTACTGATGTAAATGCTTGCACGGCCACTGCTATTGCCATTTTAACTCCCCCGCTACCCTTAATCGGAAATTTTACCAAGGGCACGGCCAATTGTACCAACTGTGGTTGCAAAGAATGGATAATGGTTACTGCTGCAGGAGGCACAATCCCGTATAGTTATTCCTGGCCGGATGGATACATTAACAGGTATAAAAGTCACCTGTGCCCGGGCCTGTATGCAATAAAATTACCGATAAAAACGGATGTAGTATAAATGTGGTAGTTAATGCGCCCTGATTGGATTATATGGAAAAACAGCGTTTGAAAAAATATTTTTAAATATGATGAATTGTTCCAATACTTATTAAGGCCTACTTCAGGGATTCTAATATTTAATGTTACCTTATTGTGTTTACATATTATTTAGTGAAAAAGATCATCTACTTTATATTGGATTCCCTTCATGCAAATTATTTACGGTGCTAGCTCGAAATATGAGTTGTTCTTGCATCCTATAATTTACGTTATAAACTCTTCATAGTTATCCGGTGTAACCATTTTCATTTCTGCATTTGGATAAGCCGATGCAAATGTTTTCGGGAACTTTGGTTTCACTTTTTTATTCCATTTAAATTCAAACGCAAATAATTTCCCTTCCCGCTCTTCTATATAATCAATTTCCTGCTGTTGCAAGGTGCGCCAGAAGAATCGGTTACAATAAATGTCGTTGTAGTGCGTATGTTTTATACGTTCGCTCACCATAAAATTTTCCCAAAGTGCTCCAGTATCCTGGCGCAATGACAATGGATTGAAATTGGCAATCAGTGCATTGCGGATACCATTGTCATAGAAATAAACCTTTCTGCTTTTTTTCAATTCGTTGCGATGATTTCGGCTCAGTGAATACAGGCGAAAAATTACAAATGCCTGTTCAAGCAAGCCAATATACCGCTCAACTGTGACAGGATCGGCCGATATAATTTGTGCCAGTTCATTATAGGAAATTTCATTGCAAACCTGTAATGCAAGAGCTTGCAAAAGTTTTTCGACCACATTGGGCCTTCGGATTTCCTGAAAAGAAAAAATATCTTTATACAAATAACTTCCGGTAAGATTTTCAAGCGCTCTCTTTTCCTTTCCGGGATTTATTACCACTTCTGGGTACATTCCATAAATAAGACGTGTCTCAAGCATTCTTTTTTCTTCCATCGCCCCATGATGATCTATCATTTCTTTTACAGAAATAGGAAATAGGCTATACTCGTATTTACGTCCTGTAAGAGGTTCATTGATTTCATTGGCAAGTTCGAAGGCAGATGACCCGGTAGCTACCAATTGTACATGTTTTATCTGATCGGTAATAAGTTTAAGCGTAAGCCCAATATTTTTAATTCGTTGCGCTTCATCAATCACCACTATCCTGTTATCTCCGATTACCTGTTTGAGTTGAGAAGAAGTAACGTTTGTTAAACGCTCTCTTACATCAGGCTCATCAGCAGTTAAGAAAAGAAATTTCCCATCTATATTTTTTTGAAGCTCCTCTAATATGGTAGTTTTTCCTACCTGTCTTGCTCCTAAAATAATAATAGCCTTACCTTTAAAAAGCTGACCCGTAATTTTTTCATATAATGTTCTTTTTATCATAATAGGGGCAAATATACTATATTTTCGTATTATAATCAAAAAATACTATTATTTTTTTATGATTATAATATGTATTTAGGCAACCAATTCGGAGTCTAGTTCCCTTTCTCATTAAACTCCATGAAATTTTACTGAGCCCGCTTTTTTTAGCAAAAGGAGTATTGTCGAAATCGTCCTTGTCAAAGGGAAAAATCAGTAAAAATGTTTCCCCATCTTTGATAAGAATAATTGCTTTGAATGCAGTTATAAAATCATCATGTTTTCTTGAACTATTTTTCGTGAGTTGAAATAAAGTTTTTGAGATTAGAAATTAATTACAAATCCTCGTATATTTGGTACAATAGGGGGCATGGTTTCGTTCCCTAAAGCCTTATAGAAATATGAGGCTTTTTATTTACAACATATTCAAGCAGAACTACAAAGTCGTGACCTTAATTATTAAAAACATAATTTTTGATCTCGGGGGAGTGTTGCTTAATCTGGATTACTCATTAACAACAAAAGCCTTTCAGAAAATTGCGCCTGATTTCGGTTCATTCGATGCTATTTATGCTGAACAGAAGGATAAAAAGCTATTTGAGGATTTTGAGACGGGAGCAATTACCTCCCGGCAATTTCGTAATGGGATAAGAGGTTTATTGCAAAATAATATTGATGACAAGACAATTAATGAGGCATGGAATGCTATGCTGCTTGACTTTCCGATTGAACGGTTGAGGCTGCTTGAAAAGCTGAGGTTAAAATACAGGTTGTTTTTATTAAGCAATACAAATGAGATTCACTTAGAGGCGGTCAA
This genomic window contains:
- a CDS encoding ATP-binding protein; its protein translation is MIKRTLYEKITGQLFKGKAIIILGARQVGKTTILEELQKNIDGKFLFLTADEPDVRERLTNVTSSQLKQVIGDNRIVVIDEAQRIKNIGLTLKLITDQIKHVQLVATGSSAFELANEINEPLTGRKYEYSLFPISVKEMIDHHGAMEEKRMLETRLIYGMYPEVVINPGKEKRALENLTGSYLYKDIFSFQEIRRPNVVEKLLQALALQVCNEISYNELAQIISADPVTVERYIGLLEQAFVIFRLYSLSRNHRNELKKSRKVYFYDNGIRNALIANFNPLSLRQDTGALWENFMVSERIKHTHYNDIYCNRFFWRTLQQQEIDYIEEREGKLFAFEFKWNKKVKPKFPKTFASAYPNAEMKMVTPDNYEEFIT
- a CDS encoding HAD family phosphatase translates to MTLIIKNIIFDLGGVLLNLDYSLTTKAFQKIAPDFGSFDAIYAEQKDKKLFEDFETGAITSRQFRNGIRGLLQNNIDDKTINEAWNAMLLDFPIERLRLLEKLRLKYRLFLLSNTNEIHLEAVNEILNKNFGLKDLSGIFEKEYYSHKVGMRKPNKEIFQLVISENKLNPSETLFIDDSVHHIEGGKCVGLHTLLMAKDKVLADELLTLNL
- a CDS encoding SBBP repeat-containing protein; protein product: MGTLEEILPKVYQLINGEVINIKAKYTLAKTRYQAKDSALVMFLVEAYNPSYSLIIDPYAWATYYGGNSKELPSAITTDKTGNSAITGYTFSTAFPAAAATGYTVFQAGYQGGTALGYGDAFIVKFDPAGTRLWATYYGGSGNDVGYGLATDLLGNIVVTGATSSVTFPVGAIAGNTVAQTSNAGGFDIFLLKFNPLGLRLWATYYGGTGDEYGFDIATDISNNIAITGDAQSLDFPVGATAGNTVFQTACGFAGDACILKFDATGNRLWATYYGGNDIDGGRGIILDGSGNLFVTGTTASTNFPTGAVAGNTVFQAAKAFAGFDYDAFILKFDPTGVRLWATHYGGNGRDIGCDITIDLSGNTVITGYTSATNFPVGAVAGNTVFQSVTGGSYDVFVIKFNSTGARLWATYHGGYRQEWAFRCAADDNGNIYIYSESGKMQITETFL